From Coccinella septempunctata chromosome 4, icCocSept1.1, whole genome shotgun sequence, a single genomic window includes:
- the LOC123312441 gene encoding CAP-Gly domain-containing linker protein 1 homolog, with protein MTTSRIVRGTKIRIFLCFCAIVIILGLLACYNNTISQLDETQKAVALCHQQQENLSTQLQVISDYKLRLEKALKTEKAEHVKSNSSFDQSLKDEKSRNEKNMMEAKLRFNSLQQRYNLLQTEHDDYKEKILKTQQEQLDEIGDLQSKLKEAQEEIKKVISSKEKLKSDYLNIQRETDSLRKQVEGHELNSIGNENKTNYLQKQNIDLKREINLLKEKCPDQRDTIQEPIILNDIPKTSQKEIANQDQGQQNDQNVLAIPLPNNEGKNNKGSSSTPSSIKSSSQGNLNGARPLAVPTMTPKSQKNESGDVSAKHNGNAVPQGVLPVPENLPEDVVPAEENEVRNNMVDERYKNKIDESKIKKQEEMERENMGNEDLDQQNIDEGLNFGDAVKHAEKQNKEHIDNLGVFKEQKNQQIALGVGDYKDGQVEENPGMDEAEDDDQDEYGDHLARHKEPAVRN; from the exons ATGACGACTTCAAGAATCGTTCGGGGAACTAAAATCCGGATATTTTTATGCTTTTGTGCCATAGTAATTATATTAGGACTATTAGCTTGTTATAACAATACTATATCCCAACTAGATGAAACTCAAAAAGCGGTAGCATTATGCCACCAACAACAGGAAAACTTATCCACACAATTACAAG ttatatctgaTTATAAATTGCGCTTAGAGAAAGCTTTGAAAACTGAAAAAGCAGAACATGTAAAGAGTAATAGCAGTTTCGATCAATCGCTAAAAGATGAGAAATcaagaaatgagaaaaatatgATGGAAGCTAAACTGCGATTCAATTCTTTGCAGCAGAGATATAATCTATTGCAG ACTGAGCATGATGATTATAaggagaaaatattgaaaacccAACAGGAACAATTGGATGAAATAGGTGATCTCCAGTCCAAATTGAAAGAAGctcaagaagaaataaaaaaagtcaTAAGTTCCAAAGAAAAactgaaa TCTGATTATCTTAACATCCAGAGAGAGACCGATAGTTTGAGAAAACAAGTAGAAGGACATGAATTAAACTCAattggaaatgaaaataaaacaaactatttacaaaaacaaaatatagATCTTAAAAGGGAGATTAACCTGCTCAAA GAGAAATGTCCAGATCAAAGGGATACTATTCAAGAACcgattattttgaatgatatTCCAAAAACTTCTCAAAAAGAAATCGCGAATCAAGATCAAGGACAACAAAATGATCAGAATGTTTTAGCTATTCCTTTGCCTAATaatgaaggaaaaaataataaaggTTCGTCTTCGACACCTTCCTCAATAAAATCAAGTTCGCAGGGCAATTTAAATGGTGCTAGACCGCTTGCAGTGCCCACAATGACCCCCAAGAGTCAGAAGAATGAAAGTGGAGATGTTTCAGCTAAGCACAATGGAAATGCCGTGCCACAAG GTGTATTACCTGTACCTGAAAATTTGCCAGAAGATGTAGTTCCTGCAGAAGAAAATGAAGTTAGAAACAATATGGTTGACGAACGGTACAAAAACAAAATCGAtgaatccaaaataaagaagCAGGAGGAAATGGAAAGAGAGAATATGGGAAACGAAGATCTTGACCAACAAAACATCGATGAAGGACTCAACTTTGGAGATGCAGTTAAACATGCCGAGAAACAGAACAAGGAGCATATTGATAATCTCGGTGTTTTCAAAGAAcagaaaaatcaacaaataGCCCTTGGAGTGGGTGACTATAAAGACGGACAGGTTGAAGAAAATCCTGGTATGGATGAAGCGGAAGATG ATGATCAAGATGAATATGGAGATCATCTTGCAAGGCATAAGGAGCCAGCAGTGAGGAATTAA